One window from the genome of Anaerococcus sp. Marseille-Q7828 encodes:
- a CDS encoding alpha/beta hydrolase-fold protein, with product MDKFEINSKFLNRNVTYNFLENPESNIYIYFFDGQNLFDLEECYMDATFEFKEALDKAKISANVVGIYAPYDSNRTNEYTPYTEGDPEADYFDDDFTYKPLGIETGEFIVKELIPHIEKDKKDIVRLIGGASLGGLMSLYMGAKYPKIFHRVLAMSSHFNINLVESGQMLNAYDGRNKQKVYIDVGDNEYQEDPLLSRSYVDLNKMAYGVLKDKVESKFVYAKGATHHERDWAERMPEALTYLLN from the coding sequence ATGGACAAATTTGAAATAAATTCCAAATTTTTAAATAGAAACGTGACTTACAATTTTCTAGAAAATCCAGAATCCAACATATACATTTACTTCTTTGACGGTCAAAACCTATTTGACCTAGAAGAATGCTATATGGATGCTACATTTGAATTCAAAGAGGCCCTAGACAAAGCTAAGATTAGTGCAAATGTCGTTGGTATATATGCTCCATACGATTCAAATAGGACAAATGAGTACACTCCATACACTGAGGGTGACCCAGAAGCAGACTACTTTGACGATGACTTTACTTATAAACCTCTAGGCATTGAGACTGGAGAATTCATAGTAAAAGAGCTTATCCCACACATAGAAAAAGATAAGAAGGATATAGTAAGGCTAATAGGTGGAGCCTCCTTAGGAGGACTTATGAGCCTATATATGGGAGCTAAGTACCCTAAGATATTTCATAGAGTCCTAGCCATGAGCTCACACTTTAACATCAACCTAGTAGAATCAGGTCAAATGTTAAATGCCTACGATGGCAGAAACAAGCAAAAAGTCTATATAGACGTAGGAGATAATGAATACCAAGAAGACCCACTCCTATCTAGGTCATATGTGGACTTAAATAAGATGGCCTATGGAGTATTGAAAGATAAAGTCGAAAGCAAATTTGTCTACGCCAAAGGAGCAACCCACCACGAAAGAGACTGGGCAGAAAGAATGCCAGAGGCTTTAACTTATTTGCTAAATTAA